GGCGTTTGCGCAGCTGCTTAAGACCTCATCCCTggttccagagctcagctcccagTAGATCACGTAGCGACCCGGGTCGCTAGACGTATCCACACAGCTTGTGAAATCCACAATTCCCAGCTTCTCCCCTTCCAAGAGCTTTGACGCCTCCTCAACAGCAAACTGGAGATCTTTCTCGGTGTTCTTGTCAACATTGATGCTCAGCACGAGACTTCTACGACAGATGAACTGGAGCTGGGGTGTTGAGTTGTGGAATCGAGCTATTTTTACGATGTCTCCTAATCTGTAACGATATAGGCCTACAACATAATAGCCAAAATTTATATGTTTGTCCTAAGCTATATTTCACCAACATTAATCGAAGGACCAGAATAAATTATTTAGAGAAAGAGTATACCTGCAAAGGTAGTTAGTACAACTTCATATATTTTGCCGACCTCAACTTCTGTCAAGCCAACAGGACCAGTCTCAATGTAATGAATAGAGGCGCTGTTCTCCATCTCCCCTGTGGATTTCTCCAAAGGAATGAACTCATAATAACCAGTATTCGGCAGAACAGCATATGTCACCTGTTCAGGTGGCACTGTGGGGTCTATGTTACATCCAACATATCCTTCTGATGCACCGTAATCAGCACTTATCAGTGGCAAGTGCCCAGCATAGTGCCTTAATTTCTTCAGATATGGCTCCATGGACCCTGTCATGATGCCATACACGTACTTGGCCTTGGGCCACAGTGCTGGGATCACACCGTACCAACTGCTCAATCTCACACACTTGTTGTAGATCCAATCAGCAAGCTGAGGGTTGGGCTTCAAAATTCTTGAAACAGCCTGGCGGATTGACGGTACCGTGACTTTTTCCGAGAGAACACCTTCTCTTATATCAGCACACAGGTCCTCCCAGACCTCTTCCAACGTCTGAAATGCCTGCACTAGGCTGTGAGCAAATGTTGATGACACGAAACGGACCTCGTCCGAGTATATCAACCCACATAGCAAGTGACAATATAAGGATTGATGGAAGTCAGGGCCAAAGATAACTTCGTCAGGGCTGCAACCCTGAGACCGGATACCCTTCATGCCTTCTCTGTAGCGTGGACTCCGGTACAGATTTGTTGTTGCAGTCGTAGCAATGACGCCACCGTCTGTTGAGACTTGCTTGCTGCAGTAGAAGAACTGCAAGGCTTTTCCTTTGCCGGTAGTGTATTCACTGTGATCGTCACAAAACCGAATGTTATTCTACAAATTCTAGTACTATTGCAGTGTAAGAAATTCTGAAATCTATATTGAGCTTAATTAGCAACGTTTGTTGTAAATTCAGAagtatctatctattatattctAAAAACTATATAAGAGGTTTTTTCGAGAGACCAAGTTAATCCACATCATTCAAATTATATTGAttgttggatttttttctttAAGTCCAGGATATAATTAGTTACCAGCATATCATCTACATTTTATTAAACAAACATACAAGTCTGATGCCCTAGCCCTATCTTTGCCACCAACAAAGCACAAAATTATTCTAAAACTCTGAAATGCATTGAAGAAATTCAGAAACCAAGCAACACTTCAATCACACGCATCATAGTAATGTATAAACAACAGAAGCTTGTGCCCAACTTTATCAGCAGAATATGTTTGTAAAATCAGAAGTGGCAGTTATACTTGTGTGAACATAATAACAAATTGGAGCTGCTTACCGGTTCCTAAATGCGTAAGAAGTACGGAATACTTGAAGTGTGTTCTCGATCAATTCCTCATTAAATGGAAGGAACTTAGGCTTCCCCTGTGTTGTACCAGAACTGCATAATAGAACGAAAGAACGGGTTACAGACACCTGCTTTCAAAGAACAACAACGCAATAATAATACACACAAAGCTAGTAAGTAAGCACCTGAGGGAGAGGGCGGTGATGGGCTTCCGAGTGATCACAGATGAGCTATCACCATGAGCAACCCTCTGGATAAAAGGTTCAACATCGCTGTGCACACACAGAGGGACGCGAGATTTGTAGCTCTCGGCGTCAGTCCTACCGTCGAGGCCAAAGCGTGCGAGGTACTCAGCATCGGCATTCGCCTCGAGGATCTTCTTCAGTGTATCCTGCTGCACGCGTCCAGCGTCGCGTGTCAATGCCTCAAACTCATTGATGGTTTGTTCGGAACTGCAGGTCGTCACTTCGAACTGACAGAGCCCTGGCATTGTCACACCTGGTTTGAAGGATAAATCACAGTAAATATCCATGATGCAAGCAGACAAATCTGTGAATCCATTGTTTTTTTTAAACGAAGGCAAAAACTTTGCcttatccattaattaagaagacAGATGCCCAGGTAATTAGCGGAAAACCGGGCGAAAACCATACAACAACGTAAACGCCACACGGGGCCACACCCACACTCGCCACGAGGCCCAAACCCCTTCGAAGCACCAACCCATCGAGACATGTCGACCTTTCATCAACGCCGGAGAGAAGACGCCGTGACTACTATGGGAGGAGCAGACACGGGACGCTCGAACGAAGATGAAGAAGCCAACCCACCGAGGAGCCTACAACACTCACAAGATGAATCCATAGTTGTTGTATTGCAGTTTGGGATGTAAGTGGCAGAGTCTTCAGATAGAGAAGCGTCAAAAGACTTGAAATTTCTAACCACTAACAGGAACAGAACAATAGTATGTATCACCGTTTACCTACTAGACCATGTTTGGAAACATGAACAGAAAGAAGAACGTAAGATTTACTACTGAAATACTAGCAAAGGAAGGAATCACAAACGGTTACTAGTGCCTCACTCTCTGCAGCAGCGATACCACTAGCCCAAGGACTGCAACATACATAGAGACAGTCTGTACAAAAGCTAAGCATGAACTGTACTGGAAATGGCATCAGCAGGTTGCTAAATTCTACTGCTACAGTGGTTGGCTCATGATCCAAAATTTAACCACACAATCTAGAAAGAAAGAAATACTAGTACCCTCCAAAATGTGATCCTTTGGGGTAGCTGCAGAACTCACAACCACTCTAGCTAGCGCGTCGTTGCAGCACATACATGTTACATGATACGCCTGTAAACAATACTATGATGCTTCTTTGTGAAATATTTGATGAACTGTTTCATTCAGGTAGGGTCCTTAACACTGACAGGAAAAAAATCATAGGAAACCTTCACCCACGACTCGCTCCCCTCGGTCGCCTCCTCCAGGCGACGGGGGAGCCCAATcccagcccgccgccgccgcctcccttcCCCCCTGCCCGCCCCCTCGTCGCCTCCCGAGGCCGCCGGCGGCTAAGCCGTCCGCCGCCGAGGAAGGGGGCGGCGAGGTCCTATGCCTCTCGGGCTCTCGCACGGCCGTCCCGGAGGGAGGACGCCATGCTGGaccccggaggtcgccgccgtcctCCGCCCCTCCTGCGCCCCTCGCTGCGGCGTCGTGCCTCGCGGCCCCCCTGCTGCCCTTGCAGCTTGCCGCCGTTGACGCCCAGCCTTGGCGTGGTCTGGCTGGGGAGGGCCCGAT
This Lolium perenne isolate Kyuss_39 chromosome 1, Kyuss_2.0, whole genome shotgun sequence DNA region includes the following protein-coding sequences:
- the LOC127327812 gene encoding jasmonoyl--L-amino acid synthetase GH3.5 isoform X2 yields the protein MPGLCQFEVTTCSSEQTINEFEALTRDAGRVQQDTLKKILEANADAEYLARFGLDGRTDAESYKSRVPLCVHSDVEPFIQRVAHGDSSSVITRKPITALSLSSGTTQGKPKFLPFNEELIENTLQVFRTSYAFRNREYTTGKGKALQFFYCSKQVSTDGGVIATTATTNLYRSPRYREGMKGIRSQGCSPDEVIFGPDFHQSLYCHLLCGLIYSDEVRFVSSTFAHSLVQAFQTLEEVWEDLCADIREGVLSEKVTVPSIRQAVSRILKPNPQLADWIYNKCVRLSSWYGVIPALWPKAKYVYGIMTGSMEPYLKKLRHYAGHLPLISADYGASEGYVGCNIDPTVPPEQVTYAVLPNTGYYEFIPLEKSTGEMENSASIHYIETGPVGLTEVEVGKIYEVVLTTFAGLYRYRLGDIVKIARFHNSTPQLQFICRRSLVLSINVDKNTEKDLQFAVEEASKLLEGEKLGIVDFTSCVDTSSDPGRYVIYWELSSGTRDEVLSSCANALDLAFLDEGYNGSRKNKTIAPLELRILNKGTFKEILVHFLGLGGSVSQFKTPRFVNPSNSKVLQILNKNVTQSYFSTAYGL
- the LOC127327812 gene encoding jasmonoyl--L-amino acid synthetase GH3.5 isoform X1, translating into MDKAKFLPSFKKNNGFTDLSACIMDIYCDLSFKPGVTMPGLCQFEVTTCSSEQTINEFEALTRDAGRVQQDTLKKILEANADAEYLARFGLDGRTDAESYKSRVPLCVHSDVEPFIQRVAHGDSSSVITRKPITALSLSSGTTQGKPKFLPFNEELIENTLQVFRTSYAFRNREYTTGKGKALQFFYCSKQVSTDGGVIATTATTNLYRSPRYREGMKGIRSQGCSPDEVIFGPDFHQSLYCHLLCGLIYSDEVRFVSSTFAHSLVQAFQTLEEVWEDLCADIREGVLSEKVTVPSIRQAVSRILKPNPQLADWIYNKCVRLSSWYGVIPALWPKAKYVYGIMTGSMEPYLKKLRHYAGHLPLISADYGASEGYVGCNIDPTVPPEQVTYAVLPNTGYYEFIPLEKSTGEMENSASIHYIETGPVGLTEVEVGKIYEVVLTTFAGLYRYRLGDIVKIARFHNSTPQLQFICRRSLVLSINVDKNTEKDLQFAVEEASKLLEGEKLGIVDFTSCVDTSSDPGRYVIYWELSSGTRDEVLSSCANALDLAFLDEGYNGSRKNKTIAPLELRILNKGTFKEILVHFLGLGGSVSQFKTPRFVNPSNSKVLQILNKNVTQSYFSTAYGL